The Pithys albifrons albifrons isolate INPA30051 chromosome 23, PitAlb_v1, whole genome shotgun sequence genome contains a region encoding:
- the SLC37A4 gene encoding glucose-6-phosphate exchanger SLC37A4, with the protein MAAGGYGRYRSVIFAAMFVGYTLYYFNRKTFSFVMPAVMAEVPLGKDDLGLITSSQSAAYAISKFISGVLSDQMSARWLFSSGLLMVGLVNVVFSWSSTVTAFAGLWFLNGLAQGLGWPPCGKILRKWFEPSQFGTWWAVLSTSMNLAGGLGPIVAALVSMNYDWRMTLSFSGFTCVVVSFVCLVLIKNEPSDVGLPNIEQGAKKGKKGSSSDNSTLTELLLSPYLWVLSTGYLVVFGVKTCCTDWGQLFLIQERGQSMLVGSSYMSALEIGGLVGSIAAGYLSDRAVARAGLSSYGNPRHALLLSMMAGMCVSMFLFRVTVTGDSPKLWILTLGAVFGFSSYGPIALFGVIANESAPANLCGTSHAIVALMANVGGFLAGLPFSTIAKHYSWATAFWVAEVTCIGSTVAFFFLRNIRTKMGRIPKKAD; encoded by the exons ATGGCGGCGGGCGGGTACGGGCGGTACCGCTCCGTCATCTTCGCAGCCATGTTCGTGGGCTACACTCTCTACTATTTCAACCGTAAAACCTTCTCGTTCGTCATGCCCGCCGTCATGGCCGAGGTGCCGCTGGGAAAGGACGACCTGG GTCTCATCACCAGCAGCCAGTCCGCAGCCTACGCCATCAGCAAGTTCATCAGCGGCGTCCTCTCGGACCAGATGAGCGCCCGCTGGCTCTTCTCCTCCGGCCTCCTCATGGTGGGCTTGGTCAACGTGGTGTTCTCCTGGAGCTCCACCGTCACCGCCTTCGCCGGGCTCTGGTTCCTCAAcgggctggcacaggggctgggctggccgCCCTGCGGGAAGATCCTTCGGAAG TGGTTTGAGCCTTCCCAGTTTGGGACTTGGTGGGCAGTCCTGTCTACAAGCATGAACTTGGCTGGAGGCTTAGGCCCCATTGTCGCTGCTCTCGTGTCTATGAACTACGACTGGCGCATGACTTTGTCCTTCTCTGGCTTCACCTGCgtggttgtctcttttgtttgcCTTGTCCTGATTAAAAATGAGCCCTCGGATGTTGGGCTGCCCAACATTGAACAAGGAGccaagaaagggaagaaag GTTCCTCCAGTGACAACAGCACTttgacagagctgctgctctccccataCCTCTGGGTGCTCTCCACAGGCTACCTGGTTGTTTTTGGAGTGAAAACTTGCTGTACTGACTGGGGCCAGCTCTTTCTGATCCAGGAGAGGGGACAGTCCATGCTTGTGG GCAGTTCCTACATGAGTGCCTTGGAGATTGGGGGCCTGGTGGGAAGCATTGCTGCTGGGTACCTTTCTGACAGAGCAGTAGCAAGA GCGGGTCTGTCAAGCTACGGGAATCCTCGGCACGCGCTGCTGCTGTCCATGATGGCCGGGATGTGCGTGTCCATGTTTCTCTTCAGGGTCACGGTCACAGGTGACTCTCCCAAG CTGTGGATCCTGACTCTGGGAGCTGTGTTTGGTTTCTCCTCGTATGGGCCAATTGCTCTGTTTGGGGTCATAGCCAACGAAAGTGCCCCTGCCAACCTGTGTGGCACTTCCCATGCCATAGTGGCCCTCATGGCCAACG TTGGGGGTTTCCTGGCTGGATTGCCATTCAGTACCATTGCCAAGCACTACAGCTGGGCCACAGCCTTCTGGGTAGCCGAAGTCACCTGTATTGGGAGCACAGTGGCTTTCTTCTTCCTGAGGAACATCCGCACCAAGATGGGCCGGATTCCCAAGAAGGCTGACTGA
- the TRAPPC4 gene encoding trafficking protein particle complex subunit 4: protein MAIFSVYVVNKAGGLIYQLDHYAPRADTEKTFSFPLDLVLRPHDERVVVAFGQRDGIRVGHAVLAINGAEVNGRFTADGKDVLEFLGNPANYPVSIRFGRHRLSSNEKLMLASMFHSLFAIGSQLSPEVGSSGIEMLETDTFKLHCFQTLTGIKFMVLADPRQTGIDALLRKIYEIYSDFALKNPFYSLEMPIRCELFDQNLKLALEVAEKAGPFGPGS from the exons ATGGCGATCTTCAGCGTGTACGTGGTGAACAAGGCGGGCGGCCTCATCTACCAGCTGGACCACTACGCGCCCCGAGCAGACACCGAGAAGACGTTCAGCTTCCCGCTCGACCTCGTGCTGCGCCCGCACGACGAGAGGGTCGTGGTGGCCTTCGGGCAGCGCGATGGGATCCGCG TGGGTCACGCTGTGCTTGCCATCAATGGTGCCGAGGTGAACGGGCGCTTCACGGCGGATGGGAAGGACGTGCTGGAGTTCCTGGGCAACCCTGCCAACTACCCGGTGTCCATCCGCTTCGGCCGCCACCGCCTGTCCTCCAACGAGAAGCTCATGCTGGCCTCCATGTTCCACTC GCTGTTCGCCATCGGGTCGCAGCTGTCCCCCGAGGTGGGGAGCTCTGGGATCGAGATGCTGGAGACGGACACCTTCAAGCTGCACTGCTTCCAGACACTGACAG GGATCAAATTCATGGTTCTTGCTGACCCGAGGCAGACAGGGATAGATGCTCTTCTCCGCAAGATCTACGAGATTTACTCTGACTTCGCTTTGAAGAATCCTTTCTACTCCCTGGAGATGCCAATCAG GTGTGAGTTGTTTGATCAGAACTTGAAACTTGCTCTGGAGGTGGCAGAGAAAGCCGGACCTTTTGGACCTGGGTCATAG